The following coding sequences are from one Diabrotica virgifera virgifera chromosome 2, PGI_DIABVI_V3a window:
- the LOC126880355 gene encoding U4/U6 small nuclear ribonucleoprotein Prp31, protein MSLADELLADLEDNDPDDFEEQMEEIPEEEIKEEKPDLKDLLMEQESVQINSVREICKLRDSETLQQIMEQIEGFGTKIRKSVDIVGPVETDPEYQLIVEANNVAQDIDNEIIAVHKFVRDKYQKRFPELESLVVSPLEYLRTVKELGNDLDQAKNNEILQQFLTQATIMVVSVTASTTQGTLLTKFEKEQIDEACDMAMELNSFKLRIYEYVESRMAFIAPNISVILGASVAAKIMGVAGGLTRLSKIPACNVLLLGQQKKSLSGFSQSTMLPHTGFVYYSDIVQNTPPDLRRKAARLVSTKCTLAARVDACHESTDGHIGRQLRDEIERKLDKLQEPPPVKFIKPLPKPIDQSKKKRGGKRVRKMKERYALTEFRKHANRMNFADIEDDAYQEDLGYTRGTIGKSGTGRIRLPQVDEKTKVRISKTLQKNLQKQQIWGGSTTVKKQISGTASSVAFTPLQGLEIVNPQAAEVKVNEANAKYFSNTSGFVKLDKK, encoded by the coding sequence atgtctCTAGCTGATGAATTGCTTGCTGATCTTGAAGACAACGATCCAGATGACTTCGAAGAACAGATGGAAGAAATTCCCGAGGAGGAAATTAAAGAAGAAAAACCAGATTTAAAAGACTTGTTGATGGAACAAGAAAGTGTACAAATAAATTCAGTCAGAGAAATTTGCAAACTTAGGGATTCTGAAACATTACAACAAATAATGGAGCAGATAGAAGGGTTTGGCACAAAGATTCGGAAATCTGTAGATATAGTAGGTCCCGTTGAAACAGATCCCGAATATCAGTTGATAGTTGAAGCTAATAATGTAGCCCAAGATATTGATAACGAAATAATAGCTGTGCATAAATTTGTTAGAGATAAATACCAGAAAAGGTTTCCAGAATTAGAATCCCTAGTTGtcagtcctttagaatatttgaGAACTGTAAAAGAGCTGGGAAATGATTTGGATCAggcaaaaaataatgaaatattgcAGCAGTTTTTAACACAGGCTACTATTATGGTTGTGTCAGTAACTGCTTCAACGACACAAGGTACATTGTTAACAAAATTTGAGAAAGAACAAATTGATGAAGCTTGTGATATGGCAATGGAGTTAAATAGTTTTAAGTTAAGAATTTATGAATACGTAGAGAGTCGGATGGCTTTTATTGCTCCTAATATATCAGTAATTTTGGGAGCTTCTGTTGCTGCTAAGATAATGGGCGTTGCTGGAGGTCTTACTAGACTTTCAAAAATACCAGCTTGTAATGTGCTACTTTTAGGGCAACAGAAAAAATCCCTGTCCGGGTTTTCACAGTCCACAATGTTACCTCATACAGGATTTGTTTATTATTCGGACATAGTGCAAAATACACCTCCAGATTTAAGAAGAAAAGCTGCAAGATTGGTGTCTACAAAATGTACTTTGGCAGCTAGAGTTGATGCTTGTCATGAGAGTACTGATGGTCATATAGGTAGACAATTAAGAGACGAAATTGAGAGAAAATTGGATAAATTGCAAGAACCTCCTCctgtaaaatttattaaacctTTACCAAAGCCAATTGACCAATCAAAAAAGAAGAGGGGAGGTAAAAgggttcgtaaaatgaaagaaagATATGCATTAACAGAATTTAGGAAACATGCTAATAGAATGAATTTTGCTGATATAGAAGATGATGCGTACCAAGAAGATTTGGGTTACACCAGAGGAACAATAGGAAAATCAGGAACTGGAAGGATAAGATTGCCTCAAGTAgatgaaaaaacaaaagtaagAATATCAAAGACTTTACAAAAAAATCTACAAAAGCAACAAATTTGGGGTGGTAGTACAACAGTCAAAAAACAAATTTCTGGTACAGCTTCCAGTGTAGCATTCACACCATTACAAGGTCTGGAAATAGTAAATCCTCAAGCTGCAGAAGTTAAAGTGAATGAAGCAAATGCTAAATACTTTTCTAATACTTCAGGTTTCGTTAAATTGGACAAAAAgtag